One window of the Daphnia pulex isolate KAP4 chromosome 8, ASM2113471v1 genome contains the following:
- the LOC124200075 gene encoding glutamate-gated chloride channel-like isoform X2 codes for MPPGAGEKSAVWLLALFVITLPIVLAQVPQAKTNVREKEKQILDKILQPNLYDRRIRPSGANGTDGPTIVVINLMFRSFPTISDNKMEYSTILTFREEWLDERLKYNDFNGKIKYLTLTDPYKVWMPDLFFSNEREGHFHDIIVPNVYVRIFPNGAVLYSIRISLTLSCPMNLKLYPLDRQTCTLSMISYGWTTEDLVFQWKQVDPVQVARNMHLPRFILEKFQTDLCNSITNTGEYSCLKVNLLFKREFSYYLIQIYIPCCMLVIVSWVSFWLDSNAVPARVSLGVTTLLTMATQTTGINNSLPPVSYTKAIDVWTGVCLTFVFGALLEFALVNYASRSDAHREKLKKQRRQWEMERERDQQALVMEAAAAAAVVESRMDDGSTTFAMKPLPRLRNDGISLDKSRPQHSTYDFHLGIRSSSASNNSNCWRSWISKFPSRSKRIDVISRIIFPVMFALFNLIYWSTYLFREGSEEE; via the exons ATGCCTCCGGGTGCCGGAGAAAAGTCGGCCGTCTGGCTCTTGGCCCTTTTCGTAATCACACTGCCGATTGT TTTGGCACAAGTTCCGCAAGCCAAAACGAACGTTCgcgaaaaggagaaacaaatcCTGGACAAAATTCTGCAGCCCAACCTTTACGATAGAAGAATCCGTCCATCAGGAGCCAATGGAACAG ATGGACCAACGATTGTCGTCATCAATTTGATGTTCCGCAGTTTCCCGACCATTAGCGACAACAAGATG GAATATTCGACCATCTTGACGTTCCGAGAAGAATGGCTGGACGAGAGACTCAAGTACAACGATTTCAATG GCAAAATCAAATATCTGACGCTAACGGATCCCTACAAAGTCTGGATGCCCGACCTCTTCTTCTCCAACGAGCGTGAGGGACATTTTCACGATATCATCGTCCCCAACGTTTACGTCCGCATCTTTCCCAACGGCGCTGTCCTCTACAGTATTCG TATATCACTGACGCTTTCGTGTCCGATGAACCTCAAGTTGTATCCGCTCGACAGACAAACATGCACTCTCTCCATGATCAGCT ACGGATGGACCACCGAAGATTTGGTGTTCCAGTGGAAGCAGGTCGATCCTGTTCAAGTGGCGAGAAACATGCACCTACCACGTTTCATCCTCGAAAAGTTCCAGACGGATTTGTGCAACAGCATCACCAACACAG GCGAGTACTCGTGTCTGAAAGTGAACTTGCTGTTCAAACGCGAGTTCTCCTACTACCTGATCCAGATCTACATTCCCTGCTGCATGTTGGTCATCGTCTCGTGGGTTTCATTCTGGCTGGATTCGAATGCCGTTCCGGCTCGCGTCTCGCTAGGAGTGACCACTCTACTCACGATGGCCACCCAAACGACCGGCATCAATAACTCTCTGCCGCCCGTCTCCTACACAAAG GCTATTGACGTGTGGACGGGTGTTTGTTTGACGTTCGTGTTTGGCGCTCTGCTGGAGTTTGCGCTGGTCAATTACGCCTCGCGTTCGGACGCCCACCGGGAGAAACTGAAAAAGCAAAGGCGCCAGTGGGAAATGGAAAGGGAGCGGGACCAACAAGCCCTGGTGATGGAGGCCGCAGCCGCAGCGGCCGTTGTCGAAAGCCGGATGGATGACGGCTCCACTACATTTGCCATG AAACCATTACCTCGACTACGAAATGACGGCATCTCGCTAGACAAGTCACGTCCCCAGCATTCAACTTACGACTTCCACCTCGGGATCCGGAGCTCCTCCGCCAGTAATAATTCAAACTGTTGGCGATCGTGGATCTCCAAATTTCCGTCGCGCTCCAAGCGCATTGACGTCATCTCTCGCATCATCTTCCCGGTAATGTTTGCACTTTTCAACTTGATCTACTGGTCCACCTACCTCTTCCGTGAAGGAAGTGAAGAAGAGTaa
- the LOC124200095 gene encoding uncharacterized protein LOC124200095 isoform X2 → MKSVVAAITLLVCVTLVHSVPLSKGQSNTNINKNTNTNGNYEALYNFLSGLLDTEEEEEEEPIIETPVYKPPVYKPTKPYPVYPVYPGGGDYVEDKYPVVTNKPPTTNYGYAPYRPTVSIHKPCKHCPAKPTPYKPYKIPYSSGSHATEEDDSEFDFKKAADAKQAPAAETETTN, encoded by the exons ATGAAATCCGTG GTCGCAGCCATTACTTTGTTAGTGTGTGTCACTCTGGTCCATTCGGTGCCTCTGTCAAAAGGACAATCCAATACcaacatcaacaaaaacaCCAACACCAACGGCAATTACGAAGCCTTGTACAACTTTCTCTCCGGCCTTTTGGacactgaagaagaagaagaagaagaacccatCATTGAAACTCCGGTTTACAAACCACCTGTCTACAAGCCCACAAAACCCTATCCTGTCTATCCCGTCTATCCCGGTGGTGGCGATTATGTGGAGGACAAATACCCCGTCGTGACCAATAAACCTCCGACCACCAACTACGGTTACGCCCCGTACAGACCTACCGTTTCTATCCACAAGCCTTGCAAGCATTGCCCGGCCAAGCCGACACCTTATAAGCCATACAAGATTCCTTATTCATCAGGATCCCACG CCACTGAGGAGGACGACAGCGAATTCGACTTTAAGAAAGCAGCTGACGCCAAACAGGCACCAGCAGCCGAGACCGAAACAACCAATTAG
- the LOC124200075 gene encoding glutamate-gated chloride channel-like isoform X1, whose protein sequence is MPPGAGEKSAVWLLALFVITLPIVLAQVPQAKTNVREKEKQILDKILQPNLYDRRIRPSGANGTDGPTIVVINLMFRSFPTISDNKMEYSTILTFREEWLDERLKYNDFNGKIKYLTLTDPYKVWMPDLFFSNEREGHFHDIIVPNVYVRIFPNGAVLYSIRISLTLSCPMNLKLYPLDRQTCTLSMISYGWTTEDLVFQWKQVDPVQVARNMHLPRFILEKFQTDLCNSITNTGEYSCLKVNLLFKREFSYYLIQIYIPCCMLVIVSWVSFWLDSNAVPARVSLGVTTLLTMATQTTGINNSLPPVSYTKAITRVFITILRRTGRQSTHFRVVFRPAGREQEWLNMISIWEELIDTGRGCILLRIHYTQAIDVWTGVCLTFVFGALLEFALVNYASRSDAHREKLKKQRRQWEMERERDQQALVMEAAAAAAVVESRMDDGSTTFAMKPLPRLRNDGISLDKSRPQHSTYDFHLGIRSSSASNNSNCWRSWISKFPSRSKRIDVISRIIFPVMFALFNLIYWSTYLFREGSEEE, encoded by the exons ATGCCTCCGGGTGCCGGAGAAAAGTCGGCCGTCTGGCTCTTGGCCCTTTTCGTAATCACACTGCCGATTGT TTTGGCACAAGTTCCGCAAGCCAAAACGAACGTTCgcgaaaaggagaaacaaatcCTGGACAAAATTCTGCAGCCCAACCTTTACGATAGAAGAATCCGTCCATCAGGAGCCAATGGAACAG ATGGACCAACGATTGTCGTCATCAATTTGATGTTCCGCAGTTTCCCGACCATTAGCGACAACAAGATG GAATATTCGACCATCTTGACGTTCCGAGAAGAATGGCTGGACGAGAGACTCAAGTACAACGATTTCAATG GCAAAATCAAATATCTGACGCTAACGGATCCCTACAAAGTCTGGATGCCCGACCTCTTCTTCTCCAACGAGCGTGAGGGACATTTTCACGATATCATCGTCCCCAACGTTTACGTCCGCATCTTTCCCAACGGCGCTGTCCTCTACAGTATTCG TATATCACTGACGCTTTCGTGTCCGATGAACCTCAAGTTGTATCCGCTCGACAGACAAACATGCACTCTCTCCATGATCAGCT ACGGATGGACCACCGAAGATTTGGTGTTCCAGTGGAAGCAGGTCGATCCTGTTCAAGTGGCGAGAAACATGCACCTACCACGTTTCATCCTCGAAAAGTTCCAGACGGATTTGTGCAACAGCATCACCAACACAG GCGAGTACTCGTGTCTGAAAGTGAACTTGCTGTTCAAACGCGAGTTCTCCTACTACCTGATCCAGATCTACATTCCCTGCTGCATGTTGGTCATCGTCTCGTGGGTTTCATTCTGGCTGGATTCGAATGCCGTTCCGGCTCGCGTCTCGCTAGGAGTGACCACTCTACTCACGATGGCCACCCAAACGACCGGCATCAATAACTCTCTGCCGCCCGTCTCCTACACAAAGGCAATAACGCGCGTGTTTATTACTATACTCCGCCGCACAGGACGGCAATCGACTCATTTCCGAGTTGTTTTCCGTCCTGCCGGAAGAGAGCAAGAGTGGCTGAATATGATATCTATATGGGAAGAGCTAATCGACACGGGGCGCGGGTGTATTTTGCTTCGAATTCATTATACACAGGCTATTGACGTGTGGACGGGTGTTTGTTTGACGTTCGTGTTTGGCGCTCTGCTGGAGTTTGCGCTGGTCAATTACGCCTCGCGTTCGGACGCCCACCGGGAGAAACTGAAAAAGCAAAGGCGCCAGTGGGAAATGGAAAGGGAGCGGGACCAACAAGCCCTGGTGATGGAGGCCGCAGCCGCAGCGGCCGTTGTCGAAAGCCGGATGGATGACGGCTCCACTACATTTGCCATG AAACCATTACCTCGACTACGAAATGACGGCATCTCGCTAGACAAGTCACGTCCCCAGCATTCAACTTACGACTTCCACCTCGGGATCCGGAGCTCCTCCGCCAGTAATAATTCAAACTGTTGGCGATCGTGGATCTCCAAATTTCCGTCGCGCTCCAAGCGCATTGACGTCATCTCTCGCATCATCTTCCCGGTAATGTTTGCACTTTTCAACTTGATCTACTGGTCCACCTACCTCTTCCGTGAAGGAAGTGAAGAAGAGTaa
- the LOC124200096 gene encoding uncharacterized protein LOC124200096: MKFGVQDLIVWAAVIVNSFGIDAIHFRSVGKNYNINYNSNTNTNLDLSRLYQTIVEQFDGSEIKAPLSALCSAGGQCSQFYEHFAASFSSDQDEFEEDYFYDDIDNEDTLSPEEASGGIPFTTPEGEHIVRLMPISDENKLEVVELDAVEAPALSAVPPVNQSGQIISLDSIIVANSSEQESDPLKTFNQTLSDDS; this comes from the exons atgaaatttggg GTACAAGACTTGATAGTTTGGGCAGCAGTCATCGTAAACTCTTTCGGTATCGACGCGATTCACTTCCGCAGTGTTGGAAAGAACTACAACATCAActacaacagcaacacaaaTACCAATTTGGATTTGAGTCGGTTGTATCAGACAATTGTGGAACAGTTTGACGGTTCAGAGATCAAAGCTCCACTGTCAGCTCTTTGCTCCGCTGGCGGTCAGTGCTCGCAATTCTACGAACACTTCGCggcatctttttcttctgatcaAGACGAATTCGAGGAAGACTACTTCTACGACGACATTGATAATGAAGACACTCTTTCACCGGAAGAAGCTTCCGGCGGTATTCCTTTTACTACTCCAGAAGGCGAACACATCGTCAGGCTAATGCCAATATCCGATGAGAACAAATTGGAAGTTGTCGAACTGGACGCCGTCGAGGCTCCTGCGCTTTCTGCCGTTCCGCCAGTCAATCAATCCGGCCAGATCATTTCATTAGATTCCATTATAGTCGCAAACAGCTCGGAACAAGAGAGCGATCCGTTGAAAACCTTCAACCAAACGCTGAGCGACGATTCCTGA
- the LOC124200095 gene encoding uncharacterized protein LOC124200095 isoform X1 has protein sequence MKSVVAAITLLVCVTLVHSVPLSKGQSNTNINKNTNTNGNYEALYNFLSGLLDTEEEEEEEPIIETPVYKPPVYKPTKPYPVYPVYPGGGDYVEDKYPVVTNKPPTTNYGYAPYRPTVSIHKPCKHCPAKPTPYKPYKIPYSSGSHGTVNKNTNLASNTNINDDANLATEEDDSEFDFKKAADAKQAPAAETETTN, from the exons ATGAAATCCGTG GTCGCAGCCATTACTTTGTTAGTGTGTGTCACTCTGGTCCATTCGGTGCCTCTGTCAAAAGGACAATCCAATACcaacatcaacaaaaacaCCAACACCAACGGCAATTACGAAGCCTTGTACAACTTTCTCTCCGGCCTTTTGGacactgaagaagaagaagaagaagaacccatCATTGAAACTCCGGTTTACAAACCACCTGTCTACAAGCCCACAAAACCCTATCCTGTCTATCCCGTCTATCCCGGTGGTGGCGATTATGTGGAGGACAAATACCCCGTCGTGACCAATAAACCTCCGACCACCAACTACGGTTACGCCCCGTACAGACCTACCGTTTCTATCCACAAGCCTTGCAAGCATTGCCCGGCCAAGCCGACACCTTATAAGCCATACAAGATTCCTTATTCATCAGGATCCCACGGTACTGTGAACAAAAATACCAATCTTGCCTCCAACACAAATATTAACGACGACGCTAATTTAGCCACTGAGGAGGACGACAGCGAATTCGACTTTAAGAAAGCAGCTGACGCCAAACAGGCACCAGCAGCCGAGACCGAAACAACCAATTAG